The window GGAAATTCATTGAGGCTGAGGACGCGGAATTTTTCTGGCCACAAAAATGGGGCAAGAGCGCAGATTTCACCATTGCGCTCCTGCCCGCTTGTTACCGAATGCGTTCCGAGATTCCGGAAACTGCCGTGCCGGGATCATTTCCCTGGAGGAAAATTGTATTGCCCCCGTTCACCACGGTGAAAACGTAATTGACGTTATTGCCGAGGGAGTCTGTGTAAAACCCCTTGCCGCGGCAATTACTCTCCAATTTATAAGTACCCTGAAACGTGCGTGGTACAAATTGCCCCATAAAGCTGTAGGTATCAGTGCCAGTAATATGACCGTTGAAATTACCGTCAACTGAATGTGTAACAAGTCCTGATCCGGCTATTGCAGGTACACCGGGAAGACTGCCGCTCAGCCGATAACCAGAACTGCCGATGATCATGCCGTTGTTGCAGTTCGGTGCTTTGCCTGCTTTGGCAATGCGGCGGCCAACCCCGTGCAACACAATGCCGGGATTCGTGTTGAGCAATTCGATCTGGTCTCCGCCGTCCGTGGCAATGAAGTTGTACGTCACGTCTAAACCCAGCGCCTCCACTCTGAACATGCCGGTACCAGTGCAATCGTCATTGGTTTTGAAAGTGCCGCCTGACCCTGCGGCCGGAAATGATTGATCGCCAACCACCAATTGCACATCAGCATCCATCGTGCCATCGGTCTTATGAGTGAAGAGGCCATTGACCAGAAACGGCCCCACGCCAACGATCTGCCCTTCCATATGATAACCGTACGTACCGCTGGCCGTGCCATTTGTGCAGTGCGGAGCTCTCCGAAAAGCATTCGCACCTTCCTGCGCTTGAACCGCGCTACGGCTGGCTGTCATAGAAAATGCGGTAATCATTGTGAAGATTGCCGCTGCGATAACCCACATTGTTTTGTTTTTCATGAGGTTTCTCCTTATAGGTTGAGATTGTGTGGATAAGGGGATTGGTCAAAGCTGAGGACACCTTCAAGTAGCCAATCTCTGCCTGAGGTCATCTGGGCACCAGGTTCAAGTTTCATCAGGTTGATCTGGGTCATTCTGAAATTTCCGCAAAAATCTTTTTGCGGAAATCACTCCGGCAATTGCTTCAGAGAAACTTGCCCCCTACAACCCGCAGCGATTCGAAAGAGCAGCCGCAAGCCGAGCCTTTAGCCAAGTCACTTGCCCACGACTGCTCAATGGACTTCACGAGTTTCGCTCTGTCCACTTATTCAGGCGCTCTTTGCGCCTGAATACTGCCAACACCGCCAAAAATATTTTCCGCCTTGAACCGGATGGATGCGCTTCTTCCTCTACTTCGCTCTGCGCCGCTGCTGTGCTTCGCGCAAGCGGTTTTCGACTTCTGGTGGAAGCGGCCCCCCAAGTTCGCGGCATCGGGCAAAATCTTTTTCCGCCGCTTCCAGCCGATTCATTTGCAAAAGAACAAGTCCGCGAGTGCACCACAGAAACGCCTCGCGTGGGTTGAGCGTCACCGCTTGATCGAAGTCTGCCAACGCCCGCGTCAAATCTCCTTTTCGCAACCAGACGTTGCCGCGCGCATGCCAGGCGAGAACGTTGCGGGAATCAAGTTTCAAGGCTCGTTCGCAATCGGCCAACGCTCCGTCTACATCGTTCTGCTGTAAGCGAACTTCGGCACGCGCCGCCCACACGCCCGCATCCTTCGAATCCAGCTTGATGGCGCGTGAGTAATCGTTCAACGCTGCATCGTAATTGCCCAGATAATGTTGCGCGGTGGCGCGATTGATAAAGGCTCTGACATCGCGTGGGTTCGAGGCGATGACTTGATCGAAGTCGCTGATTGCATTCTGGTAATTTTCCTGCTTGATGAACAATACCCCACGGCTGAGATAAGCATCAGCACACTGAGGATTGAGTTGTAGCGCTCTGCTGTAATCGCTCAGCGCGCCTTCCTGGTCGCCTTTCCGCTCACGTGCAACGCCGCGATTGTAATAAGCCTGATACAGCGTCGGTTCGAATGTGAGCGCAAAGGAGAAATCTTCGATGGCTTTTTCAAACTCGCCTTTGTTGAGCCATTGATAACCGCGTTCAAGGTACGATGAAGCCGTTACCGCGCGTGAATTCTGCGCTTGAGCGGCGGCGGCCAGGACAAAGAGAATTACGACCGAAACGTAAACACGTCGCATAACAGCCTCCTAAAACTCTCTGGGAGCTTTTCTGGGTAATCGTAGAGCTGGGAAACGGAACAACCGTTGAGGCAGGCGATTGGCCAAATCGTGCTCACGACCGTTCCGGCGGACATCAAGTTTTTTGCTGTCCACTTAAGGCAGGCGCTGTTTGAGGCTGAAACCTGTCACATCGCAACAACTATTTTTTCGCTATTTGGCTCCGATCTGCTGTTTTACTTTCCGAATCTCCAGTTCCAACGATTCATTCAATGCGGGATTGCGCGCGAGGCATTCGCCGAAATCGCGCTGCGCTTCCACTTCTTGCCGGAGCCGCAAACGAACCAGACCGCGTTGCGCATAAGCATCAGCCCAGCGCGGATTGAGTGCGATGGCGCGGCTGTAATCACTGTCCGCCTTCGCGAATTCGCCTTTATCTCGCCAGGCGGCGGCGCGATTGAACCAGGCCAGGGCGTTTTGCGGTTCAAGCGCGATGGCGCGGTTGTAATCCCCCATCGCGCCGTCCAAATCTCCTTTTGCCTGTCGCGCCGCTCCCCGGCCCGACCACGCTTGCGCATTTTTTGCGCCGAGTTGAATGGCTTTTGTGTTGTCGTCAATCGCGCCATCGAAATCGCTCCTCGCAAACCGGAGTTCGGCGCGCGCAAGCCAGGGCTCGATCCAGCGCGGCCCCAATTCAATCGCCTTATCCAAATCGCCCAGCGCGCCTCCAAAATCGCCCTTTGCCTTCCGAATCAATCCGCGGTTAAGCCAGGCTTCGGCTTCGCGCGGCCTCAACGCCACAACGCGGTCAAAGTCCGCGAATGCCCCGTCCAAATCTCCTTTGCGGTAACGGGCGATGGCGCGATTGCGGTATCCATCGGCAACATCAGGCGCGGAAGCAATGGCCAGGTCGAAATCGGCAATGGCTTTTTCATATTCGCCTTTGGCCATCCATTGGTTGCCGCGTTCAAGGTAAGACGAAGCCGTTGCTGCACGGGAATTTTGCGCACTGATGGCATCTGTCAGAGCGCAAAGAAGAAAAATCGAAGCGTAAACAAATCGCATAGCAGCCTCCTTCATGGCTTAGGGGCTTTGTCGGCAAATTGTGGAAAAACACCGCTAGGCCGCAATCAGGGCAGAGGTTTGGCCGAATCGCGCGTTCACGACTGCCCAGGTGAACTGTCACTCGTTGATTCCGTCCACTTAGGCAGGCGCTGTTTGCGGCTGAAAACCGCCAGTGCTGTAAAAATTGTTCGCTCTGTAAATAAGTGAGAAAACGGTTGAAGAAATTTCACCGCAACAGAAGGGAAATTTCCGCTGGATGGCCTAAAACTTGGGTAGAAAGGAAAAGCCCAGACCGGAAATCTCTGGCCTGGGCTTTTTATGAAGATACCAGCTTCAAGATGTGACCTTTGTTACCAACTCTTGATCACTGTTGTGACACCAACTTTTGTGCAACCGGCGCAAGCTCCTTCAACCGTTCCGCCGAAAGCGGTGACAGAAACGGTGGCGGCGAACCGGTTTTGGCAATGCCAGCGAGTTCCGTGGAATGGTGCAAGACTTTCGCCGGACTCCAAGCGTCGCGCAAATCTTCGTGCGGAATGAAGAGTTCACGCAATTTCTCGGCTTCGGCAAAATCTCCGCGCGCACAGGCTTCGAACAATTGCTGGCTTTGGCGCGAAGCGATGCAGCCTGTGCCGGTCGTAAAGCCCGGCAATTTCCAATCGCGCATGTGAACTACCGCTGGTCGTTCACCAATGCCGCTGACAACCAAATTGCGGTCAACGCGGGTCAGCAACGATTCCAGATAAGCGTCTTGACGCGGGTCTTTGCGTACGACGGCGTATTTGACGGCCACACATAACCCTTCCTCCACAAGCTTGGCGACGACATCCAGGCCAGCTTCCTTGTCCGCGCCGAAATTGTTTTCTTCTTTCAAATACAAAATCAGCTTGGTTTCGGCGGCTTCGGCAAATTCGCGCAGTCCGCGTTCGAGTCCGGCGGCATCACGCGGATCAGCACATGGCAACAGCATCACCGCCGGAAAGTCGTATTTGCGCAGCAGTTCAGCTTGATCCATCGCTCGTCCATAGGAAGGCCCGGCACTTGGGATCGCCCAATGATCACCGGCGAAACCACTCAGCCATTCCAGCAAAGCGGAGTATTCGCGCAGCGTCACGTGGTACAGAAAGGCGTTGCCGCCGTACAAAAACCGCGTGATGCCGCCAGAGGCAATGTGTTTGACTACATCATCATTCTGCTCGAAATCAATCGAACGCCGAGCGTCGTTTTTGCGAGCCAGCGGCGGAACGGAAAACACGCCGCGCAAATCTTCCAAGGTGATAGGAGTCGTTTTCAAAGTTAGTCTCCCAATATAACTCCACGAAGCCACACGAAATATTACGAAGAATTTTTGGACAGGATTTACAGGATTCAACAGGATGACAGATTTGATTGAATCAGGCTGGTAACAATCTTGTTCAATCCTGTAAATCCCGTCTACTTTTCTTCATATCTTCGCGTTTTCTTCGTGTGACTTCGCGGAAGAAAAGGTTGTCATTCAACCAGCAACATTTTGGCAATCGTCTGTTTCTGCATGTTCGACGTGCCTTCGTAAATCTGGCCGATCTTGCAATCGCGGAAGTATTTTTCGACCGGATAATCTTTGACGTAACCATATCCGCCATACAGGTTCACCGCCAGCGAAGCCACTTCTTCGGCGATTTCGGAAGCGAAGAGTTTGGCCATTGCCGCCTGTTTGATGAAGGGTTGTTTGGCGTCTTTCAGCCGAGCGGCGTTGTAGACCATCAAACGTGATGCTTCGATCTTCGTCGCCATTTCAGCCAGTTGGAACTGCACGCCCTGGTTTTCGCTGATCGCCTGGCCGAACTGTTTGCGCTCTTTGGTGTAACTGAGCGCAGCCTCGTAAGCTCCCTGCGCCAATCCCAACATCTGCGCGCCGATTCCGATGCGGCCTTCGTTCAGCGTTTCAATCGCGATCTTGTAGCCTTTGCCGACCTCACCCAGCACGTTTTCTTTCGGCACCTTGCAGTTATCAAATAAAAGCTCGCAGGTCGAAGAAGCGCGAATGCCCAGCTTGTCTTCTTTTTTGCCGACAGTGAAGCCTTCAAAACCTTTTTCGACAACAAAAGCCGTAATGCCTTTGTAGCCCTTTGACGGATCAAGATTGGCGAAGACGATGAAAATTCCGGCTTCGTTTCCGTTTGTAATCCACATCTTGCGCCCGTTGAGCAGATAATGATCGCCTTTGTCTTCGGCCTTGGTTTGCAGGGCAAAGGCGTCAGAACCCGAACCGGCTTCGCTCAGGCAATATGCGCCGACGGTGTCAGTCGCCAGCCGCGTGATGTATTTTTTCTTCAATGCTTCGGTGCCGTAATTCAAAAAGGCATTGATCGTCAGCGTGTTGTTCACATCCACCATCACACTCAAACTGGCGTCCACGCGCGCCAGTTCTTCAATCGCCAGACAGGCCATGAAAAACGTGCCACCCGAACCGCCGTATTCTTCGCCGGGTTCGATGCCCATCAATCCCAGCTCAAAACATTTGGCGATGATTTCGGGGCGCATTTTTTGTTTTTCGTCCATTTCGCGAACGTAAGGTTTGACTTCCGCTTCGGCAAATTCGCGGACGCTGGCGGCAAACAGCCGCTCTTCTTCGGATAAAACGGTCAACGGTTGAGCATTGACCTGTTCGAATGCTTGTTGTGCTTGTGCCATGTGCTCTCCTGATTAAGCGCGTCGTTGCGCGCGATGTTTGAAGACAAATTTGATGAATTCGATTGACGATGGCATCTTACCTTGAGCCGTTTTGCTTTGCCAATTTCGCCCGATTGAATCTTTCACGTGAAGGCAGAATGCTTTTCCTGCTCTGGTCAGAGGCGTAAAATGCCACCGTTTCGCTCCCTTGATCCAACGACAATCAGGCGTGGTTCAGCCTCCGGAGGTTTCTCTTATGACCCGAATCTCTTATCTTCTTTGGCAAGCCGCGTTGGTGGCGGCGATGTTGTTGATGGGGGCGGTTTGTTCGCTTTTCGCCGCAGCCCAATCGCTGGATCGGGCGCAGCAACTCAGCGAAATCATTGCTTTACAGAACCAACTCAGGACGGCGACTGATCCGGTTCAAATCGCTACGCTGGAAGGTCAATTAAAAGTCAAAGAAACGGTTTTTCTCCAACCGGATGCGACGGATTTCACAACGAATGCGGCGTTTCTGGCGCAGCCGGACGCCGGGCTGATTCGCATTCTGCCGCGCGAAAAATTTGACGGTGTGCTTTCGACCCGCGGCGGAGGCGCTTATTACTCATTCGTTCGGCTGGTGCATGAATACGGGTTTGGGTCGGATTTGAGTCTGGAGCAAAACAATTTCAAAG is drawn from Acidobacteriota bacterium and contains these coding sequences:
- a CDS encoding tetratricopeptide repeat protein codes for the protein MRRVYVSVVILFVLAAAAQAQNSRAVTASSYLERGYQWLNKGEFEKAIEDFSFALTFEPTLYQAYYNRGVARERKGDQEGALSDYSRALQLNPQCADAYLSRGVLFIKQENYQNAISDFDQVIASNPRDVRAFINRATAQHYLGNYDAALNDYSRAIKLDSKDAGVWAARAEVRLQQNDVDGALADCERALKLDSRNVLAWHARGNVWLRKGDLTRALADFDQAVTLNPREAFLWCTRGLVLLQMNRLEAAEKDFARCRELGGPLPPEVENRLREAQQRRRAK
- a CDS encoding tetratricopeptide repeat protein, yielding MRFVYASIFLLCALTDAISAQNSRAATASSYLERGNQWMAKGEYEKAIADFDLAIASAPDVADGYRNRAIARYRKGDLDGAFADFDRVVALRPREAEAWLNRGLIRKAKGDFGGALGDLDKAIELGPRWIEPWLARAELRFARSDFDGAIDDNTKAIQLGAKNAQAWSGRGAARQAKGDLDGAMGDYNRAIALEPQNALAWFNRAAAWRDKGEFAKADSDYSRAIALNPRWADAYAQRGLVRLRLRQEVEAQRDFGECLARNPALNESLELEIRKVKQQIGAK
- a CDS encoding dihydrodipicolinate synthase family protein; the protein is MKTTPITLEDLRGVFSVPPLARKNDARRSIDFEQNDDVVKHIASGGITRFLYGGNAFLYHVTLREYSALLEWLSGFAGDHWAIPSAGPSYGRAMDQAELLRKYDFPAVMLLPCADPRDAAGLERGLREFAEAAETKLILYLKEENNFGADKEAGLDVVAKLVEEGLCVAVKYAVVRKDPRQDAYLESLLTRVDRNLVVSGIGERPAVVHMRDWKLPGFTTGTGCIASRQSQQLFEACARGDFAEAEKLRELFIPHEDLRDAWSPAKVLHHSTELAGIAKTGSPPPFLSPLSAERLKELAPVAQKLVSQQ
- a CDS encoding acyl-CoA dehydrogenase, with translation MAQAQQAFEQVNAQPLTVLSEEERLFAASVREFAEAEVKPYVREMDEKQKMRPEIIAKCFELGLMGIEPGEEYGGSGGTFFMACLAIEELARVDASLSVMVDVNNTLTINAFLNYGTEALKKKYITRLATDTVGAYCLSEAGSGSDAFALQTKAEDKGDHYLLNGRKMWITNGNEAGIFIVFANLDPSKGYKGITAFVVEKGFEGFTVGKKEDKLGIRASSTCELLFDNCKVPKENVLGEVGKGYKIAIETLNEGRIGIGAQMLGLAQGAYEAALSYTKERKQFGQAISENQGVQFQLAEMATKIEASRLMVYNAARLKDAKQPFIKQAAMAKLFASEIAEEVASLAVNLYGGYGYVKDYPVEKYFRDCKIGQIYEGTSNMQKQTIAKMLLVE